AGGACGACCACCGGGTTGGTGGCCGCGAGGCGGATCGACCCGCCGGGCAGGTCGGCGAGGCGGGCGGCGGAGAGCTGGCTGCCCTCGACCGTGTAGCCGGCGGCGCGCAGCAGAGCCACGGCCGGCGCGACCCGGTCCAGGGCGGCCAGGGTCAGCACCACCCGCTCAGGTTGGCGGGCCACCACGGCGGTGAGGGTGTCGGCGCCGCCACCGCCGACGAAGACCGCGTCGGGTTCGGGTAGGCCGGCCAGCGCCTGCGGGGCTCGACCGGTGACGAGCCGGACGTGCACGGCGTGCGCGGTCGCGTTGGCCCGGATGGTCGCGCCGGCCACGGGGTCCTGTTCGACGGCGAGCACTGCCGCGCCGAGCAGCGCGCACTCGATGCCGACCGACCCGCTGCCCGCGCCGACGTCCCAGACCAGCCGGCCCAGTCGGGGTCGCAGCCGGGCGATGACGAGGGCACGCACCTCCGACTTGGTGATCATGGAGTCCCGGTGGGCGTACCGGGTCTCCGGCAGCGCCCAACCGCCGGCCGGGGCGGCGGCCGGCTGGTTGTCGGAGCGCATCCCAGCGGGCTCGACCCGATCGGGCGCGGCGTCGGTGGTCGCAACGGGTGCGACGTCGGCGATGCTGAGCACGACGTGCGGGTCGGCCCAGGTCTCGGCGGCGGCCTGCTCGGGGGTCACCGCGCGGATCCGTTCGGCGGCGGTGCCCAGGTGCTCGGCGACCAGCAGGCGGCGGGACCATCCGACCAGGCCGGCGCCCAGCTCGGCCGCACCGGCGCCGGGTGCGGTGAGCACCGCGACCAGCGGCAGCGCGCGGCAGGCGTTCAGGGCCGGTCGCGGGTCGCGGCCGTGCGCGGTGACCACGGCGGCGCCGTCCCAGGGCAGGCCGGCACTGGCGAACGCGGCGGCCACACTGGACACCGCCGGCACCACCCGCAGCGGCAGTCCGGCCGCGCGCAGCCGCCGGACGATGCCGAACAGGCCGGGATCCCCGCTGGCCAGCACGACGGCCGGCACCCCGGCGGCGACGGCCTCGGCCAGCCGGTGCACGGCGGGGGCGAGCGGCCCGAGGGTCACGGTGTCCGCGCCGGGCGGTACGGGCACCGCGGCCAGGTGCCGGGCGGCCCCGACGACCAGCCCGGCGGCGACCAGCAGCGGCGCGAGCGCCGGGTGCGGTGGGGCACCGGCGGCGTCCAGCCCGACCACTGTCACGCCGGTCGCCTGCGCCGTCCGCGTCATCGGGGCCACCGGCCGGACGAGGCGACGACGTGTGAGCCTGCGAAGTCGACCATCGCCACGTCCACGGTGACCGTCGGCCCACCGAAGCGCCGCAGCACCTGGCGGACCCGCTGGCAGAGCAGGTCACCGGCCGGGGCGAGCAGCCCGGCAGCCTCCCACAGCTCGTACGCGTGCCGCCCGGTGTTCGCCTCGGTAACGGCGGCGACGAGCGACGCGTCGCCACCGGCCTCGGCGGTCACAGCGCCGAGCAGGGACAGGTCCACCTTGGAGCGCGTGTAGTGCGTCATCAGCACCCCGGCGGCGAGTTTGGCCAGCTTGCCGGCCATGCCGACGAAGACCACGCCGGTCATGCCGTCCTCCACCGCGGCGGTCACCGCGGCCCCGGTGAAGTCGCCGACCTCGACGAAGCAGACCTCGTGCAGGTCGGGCAGCAGCGCGCGGGCGGCCCGCTCGGTACGCCCACCGGTGCACAGCACCACAGCCGGCTCGCCCTGGGCGGCCATCACGTGCACGGCCTGCACGACGCTGGCCCGCCAGGACGCGGTGGAGAACGGGCGCACGATGCCGGTGGTGCCGAGGATCGAGATGCCGCCGAGGATGCCGAGCCGCCGGTTGGTGGTCTTGCGGGCCATGATCTCGCCCCGGGGCACGCTGATCACCACGCGTACGCCGACCTCGCTGAGGTCGACCACCTCGGCCACCGCGTCGCCGATCATCCGGCGGGGGGTGTCGTTGATGGCCGGGCCGCCGACGGTAAGCCCCAGACCGGGTTTGGTGACCGTGCCGACGCCGGAACCACCGGCGAGCCGCAGACCGGGGACGTCGGTCCAGTCCACTGTGGCGGTCAGCTCGGCCCCGTGGGTGACGTCCGGGTCGTCGCCGGCGTCCTTGACCACCACCGCTTCGGCGCGCACCGGAGGGGTGCCGGTCACCTCGCAGCGCTCGACCGGGAAGCGCACCCGCCGCCCGGCGGGCAGGCCGATCTCCACGTCCGGCTGGATCTCCCCGGTGACCAGCGCGGTGACCGCGGCCTTGGCCGCCGCCGTCGCGCAGGCGCCGGTGGTCCAGCCGGTACGCAACGCTGTGGGCCGTACCTTCGCGGTCCGTGGCAGGTCCGGCTCACGCAGCGGCGGCCCGGCGTACGTCATGGTGTGTGCCCCGGTGTGGCTGTCCCCCCGGTGCGGTCGCCGGCCTGGCGGCGCAGCTCGGCACGGGCGGCCGGCTCCGCCTTGCGGAAGGTGTGGAAGTGCCCGGGGTGGTACAGGTGCGAACGGGTGCCCTCGGCGGCGAGGGCCGGCCCGACGAGGAACAGGGTGTGCTTCCACAGCTTGTGCTGCTTGACCGTCGCCTCCAGCGTGCCGACCGTGCAGCGCACCACCAGCTCGTCGGGCCAGGTCGCCTGGTACGCGACCACTGCCGGGGTGTCCTCCGGGTAGCCGCCGGCCAGCAGCTCGGCCTGCACCTGCCCGGAACGGGCGGCGGAGAGGAACAGCGCCATCGTGGTGCCGTGCCGGGCGAAGTCCCGCACCCGCTCGCCGGGCGGCATCGGGGTCTTGCCACCCTCCAGGCGGGTGAGGATCACCGACTGGGCCACCTCGGGCACTGTCAGCTCCCGCCCGACGATCGCCGCGACGGCGGTGAACGAGGAGACCCCGGGCACGATCTCCACGGCGAGGCCGAGCGCCGAGCACAGCTCCAGTTGCTCCTGCACCGCGCCCCACAGCGCCGGATCGCCGGAGTGGATCCGCGCTACGGTCAGCCCCTGCTCGGCGGCACGCTGGTAGAGCGGCAGCACGCCCTCGATGGGCAGCTGCGACGAGTCGATCACCTGCGCGCCGGGGCGGGCGTGGTCGAGCACGTCGGCGT
This portion of the Micromonospora zamorensis genome encodes:
- the cbiE gene encoding precorrin-6y C5,15-methyltransferase (decarboxylating) subunit CbiE: MTRTAQATGVTVVGLDAAGAPPHPALAPLLVAAGLVVGAARHLAAVPVPPGADTVTLGPLAPAVHRLAEAVAAGVPAVVLASGDPGLFGIVRRLRAAGLPLRVVPAVSSVAAAFASAGLPWDGAAVVTAHGRDPRPALNACRALPLVAVLTAPGAGAAELGAGLVGWSRRLLVAEHLGTAAERIRAVTPEQAAAETWADPHVVLSIADVAPVATTDAAPDRVEPAGMRSDNQPAAAPAGGWALPETRYAHRDSMITKSEVRALVIARLRPRLGRLVWDVGAGSGSVGIECALLGAAVLAVEQDPVAGATIRANATAHAVHVRLVTGRAPQALAGLPEPDAVFVGGGGADTLTAVVARQPERVVLTLAALDRVAPAVALLRAAGYTVEGSQLSAARLADLPGGSIRLAATNPVVVLTGERP
- a CDS encoding cobalt-precorrin-5B (C(1))-methyltransferase, which gives rise to MTYAGPPLREPDLPRTAKVRPTALRTGWTTGACATAAAKAAVTALVTGEIQPDVEIGLPAGRRVRFPVERCEVTGTPPVRAEAVVVKDAGDDPDVTHGAELTATVDWTDVPGLRLAGGSGVGTVTKPGLGLTVGGPAINDTPRRMIGDAVAEVVDLSEVGVRVVISVPRGEIMARKTTNRRLGILGGISILGTTGIVRPFSTASWRASVVQAVHVMAAQGEPAVVLCTGGRTERAARALLPDLHEVCFVEVGDFTGAAVTAAVEDGMTGVVFVGMAGKLAKLAAGVLMTHYTRSKVDLSLLGAVTAEAGGDASLVAAVTEANTGRHAYELWEAAGLLAPAGDLLCQRVRQVLRRFGGPTVTVDVAMVDFAGSHVVASSGRWPR
- the cobM gene encoding precorrin-4 C(11)-methyltransferase; translated protein: MTSDGKVWFVGAGPGAADLLTVRAARVIAEADIVIWAASLVHADVLDHARPGAQVIDSSQLPIEGVLPLYQRAAEQGLTVARIHSGDPALWGAVQEQLELCSALGLAVEIVPGVSSFTAVAAIVGRELTVPEVAQSVILTRLEGGKTPMPPGERVRDFARHGTTMALFLSAARSGQVQAELLAGGYPEDTPAVVAYQATWPDELVVRCTVGTLEATVKQHKLWKHTLFLVGPALAAEGTRSHLYHPGHFHTFRKAEPAARAELRRQAGDRTGGTATPGHTP